DNA from Solanum stenotomum isolate F172 chromosome 3, ASM1918654v1, whole genome shotgun sequence:
aGAATATTAACAATATTTACAATcactatttaataatattagtaTTAGAATTTTGATAAATCGAAATTCTACTCCCCTTCTCATCTTCTTGACATGGCTTTGCACCACCTCTGTCTGTAACATTTGGTGAGCTAAATTGGCATCGCCGAACACTTTGGTGAATCACCGAAATACTTATCCGATCGCTAAGTTGGTTTTGTCCATGGGCTGGCCTgttggaactttaggcgagctaaaAGTCAACTGGGCGACTCGCCGAGGGGCTTTGGCGAGTACCAATTTTgctttccttcaactttttcaGCTTTTTCGCTCCTTTTTGCCTCgtagtgtccttgccttgctcttttgccttcattgttgcatattaacattttaacatcagttatgagcATATAATGGGCATTTAGGACactaaatatttgaaatattgagccctaaatgagtcaaatttcCCGACTCATCAAcatcccaaaaatttctaagttaagactcgaGTCATTCTTCATGGTGAATAAGATTTGTACCAAGTGATTCTAAACTTTCTTagagcataaagttgagttgaaaactTTCTTTCCGACTGAGTTTCACTAAGATATTtcacttgggtcaacttcaaatgaccatatattTTAGAACATAAAGAATTAGGTGGCCTATGAGCTATCAAATCGAAgttctttgagtcctctttccaacgccgccaaatTTCCTAAATTTAAAGCTCCGAGTAAAAATTTATACCTGTTTGAGTGAAGTCACTCTAGTTAAGGCATTTCATTCGTTTGAGAAAagggtattttgatcttttccttttcccCACTTGTCTTAACACGTTTTTCCTGATCTAATTAAGGGTTTAGTTAGATTATAAATCACCTATTCACGTTCAAAACACTTAGGATTTTTAGAGCGGGatttcaagaggagaaaagcaAGGTTTTCAAGCGTTCATCAAGTTTTCGTGGATTTCATCGAGAACATCATTgtttccaggtatgtaaggcttccCATAGTGATGGACTTGTTCGTCCCCACTCCAATCATGTAGTTCTTCCACTAATTCATTCGTGAAATCGTTTATGTGAAGATTCTTGAGTTTTAGCCTCATTTTTTATCAATGAAGGTTTCGAGTTCTTAAGGTGAGGGTCTTGCGAATGAGTGGTGTTTATTGATATAATTTGAGTGAGATTTCATTGAAAATTTGTTGGGTTCATGAATCAAAGAGAGTTTGGAAGAAATCAATCTattctagatgagttaggaCCCGAAATTGAACAAGAAAATTTGTTGGATTTCTGGGTCCGGGCTGGGGGAATACATCCCCATAGTGCTATAAGGGTTGGCGCCCTGCGCCAGCAGTGCACCCCAAAGTACTCCTAGTACTTTGGGGCTAGCGCGACACGCCACTAATGCTCCAGAGCCGCCTGCCCTttttcttctccattcttcGTCCTGTATGTGTTCCTTTGAATCGTATCTTCGTTCTTTCCTTGATATTAAATCTTAAAGTATTCATTAATCCTTGAGAGATCCTACATATCCTAATCATATCTCTTAAGTTACACTTCGAATTGAAGTAAagttaagaggaaagttcaagaggtccttttaagtcattttgagaagtctttgaaATTAACTATAGACTTGATATAAGTCTTGAGtaaatgattatgagaatgagaagatttgtattcatgagtctttaTTGCTACtaagatccttgagttgagtagttcatgtccataattccacatgaaccttACGAATTTAGTATTCTTAAGttcttgagtccttgagttctgAGGATTGAATTTCTacattgttattgagatccttgagttgattcatgtatatattttcaacaTGAACCCTACTTTGAGTTATAAGTCTTGAGAGTCTTTGGAATTCAATCACTTTtgtttaaactgagtttttgagaaagtaaagagatGTTTGAAAAAGAGTATAACGGAATTAAGTAGTCCCAAACGTATCTTTAGGTTATATTGAGAAGGGAACTATAAttcatgattagtatgacagtCGAGTATGTGATCAATGTGTAAGTAGTATGACATTTagatatgccatcaatgtttatgcagtatgacttcccgagtcatcaatgatcaggtcacaataaacaatgatttaaaactatttttgagaaagtaaagcaGAGTTCCAGAAAAGTATAAGAATTTCAGCTTTTATATATCGATCTTTGACTTGAAAGATAAATCCATAAGTATACGTTTTAAATACAAGTTTTGAACAGAGTCTTTTAAGAAATAGTCTTCATATGTAAGTatgattgttgtttttgaaAAGTACTTTAGTAATGTAATAGtccttttctttgtaaaatGTGATTGAGGAAAGCGAAAAGTAAAGTAATGTAATAGTCCCTTTCTTTGAAAAGGGTGAATGAGCATAAagttatattgattattttgggagtagtatcgagcaccgaattgggttAGAGTCTTTTATAACTTGGAAGTCCCATAAAACTACGTAGCCAGCATATGATGGGATATCATTGATTCTTCATGCGACTCCTCACTGCCTATGAGAAGGCCtattagatggatccatagtcATGATATCATCTTATACCTTAACAAAGTATAGGATGACCCTTGCAACGTTGGCGAAACATTGTATCATTGCTAagctcatagtaatggttgtcgcttagagaaactccccacaaATTAAAGTATGttattttcatattgtttttattGCATATCTTATTGTAAAGCTTACATGGTTTTCagttcatgttcatgtattgatttagttgagttgcTTTCAGTCATtcagttcagttatttgtttATTCAGCCATATTGCATATGCGTACATTGCATGTACTGATTTCATTCGACCTGcaatcttttatgatgcagatacatgtgtTCAGGATTATATACACTCCAATTAgttttggtgagcctctttgtatTCCGAAGGACTTCACAGTTACTTtccagttagtagttttgaggtgtcgtgggtcttgtctcgataTCCTTCCTTgatattagaggcttcatagatagacagagtCGAGGTGTCTTTCAGTAAttactttcttttgagttgttttacAAACTATAAGTATTTCTATTGAGTGTTGTTCACATtttatgagttgagtatttgagtttaatgaatttaattcagttttaagcttatgtatgcttgagttagtcttccgcttgtagtcaactaggatgagggttcgcttggggaccaacaatggttctcaagtgccgaTCACGTCNctgatttgagtattcagcgcggactgattacgtcaacagatgtgtatcgtaggatgGACAgacatcacgactacatgacatcattattgcattttgcatcgcatttgccttatctttgccTGTGATGCGTGGATTGTATCgatttacccttcttatgtggaatttgatctacttgctcttatttgttgatctgaggttgatgaggatatactgttggttctggctgttgaatatatCTGTTTAGTAtaagttggttggtttgctgctagattgaagttttggtggttcggttgggattgaaagaagttgtttgtagctgctagttttgtttaatttagagttacttgcgagtacctatggttttcggtactcacccttgcttctacacaattgtgtaggttgacaacTCTCTCTCAGATTCGACTTAGTAGTTTCTTTAGTAGATTGAGCTTCAGGACATATTCGAgcggtagcggttcattccagacgtgcccttgagttatctttactttcagttttgttctattcgagaactatactttgagacttgtatatttttattcgaattctgtatttagaggtttgtacatatgacaaccaaattctgggtagtgttgagtcttaattaaagtcttctgcttatttattatcttttattctcgtatttctacttttttgtcattgtggttgggttaggctgacgtgtccggtgggaaatggacacgtgtcATCACATCcgaatttggggtgtgacaattgctaagctcatagtaatggttgtcgcTTAGAGAAGCTCCCCACAAATTAAAGTATGttattttcatattgtttttattGCATATCTTACTGTAAAGCTTACATGGTTTTCagttcatgttcatgtattgatttagttgagttgcTTTCAGTCATtcagttcagttatttgtttATTCAGCCATATTGCATATGCGTGCATTGcgtgtactgatgtcattcgacctacaatcttttatgatgcagatacatgtgtTCAAGATTATATACACTCCAATTagttttggtgagcctccttgtattccgaAGGACTTCACAGTTACTTtccagttagtagttttgaggtgtcgtgggtcttgtctcgataTCCTTCCTTgatattagaggcttcatagatagatagagtcGAGGTGTCTTTCagtatttactttcttttgagttgttttacAAACTATAAGTATTTCTATTGAGTGTTGTTCACATtttatgagttgagtatttgagtttaatgaatttaattcagttttaagcttatgtatgattgagttagtcttccgcttgtagtcaactaggatgagggttcgcttggggaccaacaatgattctcAAGTGCCGATCACGTCTAGGATGTAGGTTCGGATCATTACAGAAACATGAAAAGTCTGCAAAGATTTAGCACCTctccttattgcttttagtattttgtttttgtgtgcATAATCCATCACCACCACTTTGTCAATCTTCCCTTTCACTTCCACTTTCTTTATTCCTGCATCATGAACACATATTAATATCCATCTATTCACCAAATTTGAACAtaatatatagtaattaattagtGATTACCTTTTAATTTAGAGAGACATTTTCGCACTCTTTTCTCATGTATTCCAACCATCTCTACAAATATTGGATCGAAACAACCAGAAATTAGAAAGGATATAAGTGTACAGACCTCCATCACTCCATGTTCATGAAGTTCGATGGAGtgactaattaattaagtaatggATAGAGCAGCAACAAATTAGAGAAACAATCACTTTTGTTATAAGTTTtgatgtttttgaaaaacaaattagAGAAAcaatccttgagttgattcattcatgtctatattttcaACATGAACCCTACTTTGAGTTATAAGTCTTGAGAGTCTTTGGAATCCAATCACTTTtgtttaaactgagtttttgagaaagtaaagaggcGTTTGaaaaagagtataagggaactaaataGTTCCAAACATATCTTTTGATTTATATTGAGAAGAGAACTATAATTCGTGATTAGTATGATagtcgagtatgtcatcaatgtgtAAGCAACATGACATCTAGATATGCTATCAAtatttatgcagtatgacttcccaagtcatcaatgatcagatcacaataaacaatcacttttGTTATAAGAGAAAGTGATTATGATGTAGTTGCTTAGTGGAGTGAtgtgtaaaataaattaaagccACGTGTGAAGTGatctttattatttcttttttatctttattgTCTAAATTGCCTTTTTAAGCACACATGACTGTtactaggggtgttcatgggttggtttggatcggttattggtcaaaaccaaaaccaaaccaacttaatcggttttaaaattatcaaaaccaaaccaaaccaaatataatatacatttatcgtttggtgattatcggtttcggtttggtttagttcggttattcggttattaaccatacacaaaaataaaagaaacaattcatttaaaatgtgataaaagtgacaacaatccattcaaaacgaaaataGTTAAGAATGACTTGGAGTACTGAAttttcgatcactaaatttactatcaataaagctttaaaattcactatattggtctagaaggaagagaaaataacattttcagtcccacaaaaaattgtcatagacactcatatatatatgaaatcaataagataaatatttcatcttgggaatttttgctttcaataagtaaattataaagaaattttaatgaaaatatgtataagatctttaaaattgtttataaaaataatatattaagtatgtatattaataaaatatatttatataattcatcggttcagttcgattattttttcaatttttttcaaataaaaccataaccaaaccaaatactatcggttttcaaaaacctaaaaccaaaccaaaccaaacccaaataaaatcggttttattttatcggtttggtttggtttttcgatttggatcagtttttatccaaaccgtgaacctGTTACTATGGAGGACATGTATGAGCTTATATTGAAATGTCAAAATTGTCCTCAATGCAATTTTATATTGACATGTAAGTAACCATGTTGAAAGTAGATATTACTATTATAGTAGAATGgaagtagaaaaaaagaaaagtagaaaaGGAATTAATATGTATATGGATTAATAACGTctctttgttttatgttttaaatttgaacataaaaataataattcaaataaagtttttcaccaaaaatatttaaaatctcttatctatttaaatattttgtacGCAAAATAACGTTACTATTATtctttttcgtaatttgacatccaaaaatagtttttgtaaaaattggttaaacataatttgttttaaaaaaatacttttctaaTGGACTAGCCAAAGACAAATTGCTTTTCTTCAAATGTACTTACCCAAAAAACTATTTTGACAAAATtgtttctcaaaataaataagtttagaAACTTGGTGGGTTGGTTtctcagatggtcactcaactaatagttattatatTCGAGAGtaacattttttcttgattctaattttttaCCAAAGAAAGTGAATTTATGAGAtaatgataattattaattaagcGACCATATAAGAAATTAAGTTGAAACTTGGTCAAAAAAGGACTCTTTAATCTTTTACTCCCACGTTTAAAAAAATGACCTACttttttttagtctatttaaaaaagaatggtcCCTTTCCTTTGTCATCAACACTTAAATTTCAGCTTTCCATGTGACAAGTTTAAGACCACgagattaaaagacattttgatacattttatataactttaatttagggcTATAAGATTAAAaatccttcttcattttcttaaaatccgtttcaaattaaattagggCATTCGTTTCAAAACAGAGGTAATAATAAAATTCCATCATCATGtagtgtttattttatttaagagaaatcctaaatataacaaaagaaaataggtAAGAGTAAACATTTTAGGGTTTGCTTTAATAGATCATAGGAACATTAATTAGCTAGGGTTAGAGAATCATAAAAGTAGTATTTTGAGTGAAGTGATGATGAGGTCCCAATCAGAAGAAACATAAATTAGGTTGTCTTGACTTTTTGTGAACACAAGTGAAAAGTACATGAACCTGTCTCAATGTGATGgatgtttgattaaaaaaaaagtacatgtaGCTGTTCAATTACTGTCCAAACATAAAGCTCACGGGGTTAACCAATGCCAGCCCTAGCTTCTATAATTTACTATGCTATATTTGGAGTCTCTTTCATATATACCTAATGAATCTACTCTTCTATTTGTCCATAAAAGTGTGCCTTTGTTAATATACATAGatccaataattatttctatcacTTTCATTCGTAATAAGGGTATACAAGTTTGAAATGATCATCAGTACAATTACGTTTAGTATATATCAATTCTTCAAGgataaaaactaaaaagggTCAAGTACTACAATATATACTCAATGAATTAGGATTGAGTGTGTCTAATACTATGTTAGAAGTCTTTTAGTCTACTTGTGATTGATTTAAGTGCAAGGTAAACTATTATATATTAAGGGTCAAATATTGTTACTACTTCCGTCCCAAGTTAAGTGCTGTACTTTCTTTTCTGATCTGTCTTAAAAAGAGTGTCAATTTCATGTCCAGTCCAACGAAGACATTTAAATtaggatggagggagtattatcCTTGTTGCATATTTTGTGATCTTCAATTAAGATTTACTTATAAAGTGGAATAGTAACTTAATTGTAGGGAATCTTTAGTAACTCATTTGGTTGACTATCTCTGAATATTGATCGATCATCTTGTCGGTGAGGGTTCAATTCAGATGCGGTTCTAATAATTTGCTTGTGATTGGGGTAGAGTTGTCTCTCCAAGTGATTTTAAAAGCCCCCTCTTGCTTTCTTTAGAACACATTCTAAGTTTGGCAATCTAGCcccaaaaggaaaagaaaaaggaaaaagctCCATCAAGATCCTTCCTTTGTTTGTAAAAGCCAAAATACTCTAATGCATGGAGCTTTTGTGGAATTGAAGTGGTAATTAATTTCCTTTGACCAAAATGTTCTCAGCCAGTAATAGTAGTACTCATGATAACTCTCTTCCTCAATACATTTCCTCATCCTTTCACACCTCTTCTCCCTTTGTTGGTCTCAATGGCAACCAAATTCTCCTTCATCAATATTACCAAAATCAATTTTCTAGTCATTACTTGGCAAAGAACAATTGTGATGATTCCTTGAGGTCATTTCCCATGAAGAAGAAACCGAAGAAAAGGGAGAGGTCATGTAGTAAGATTTTGACGGCTCAAGGTCCAAGAGATCGAAGGATAAGACTCTCCATTGCCATGGCTCGAAAGTTCTTTGATCTTCAAGAACTTCTAGGTTTTGACAAACCAAGCAAAACCATTGATTGGCTATTTACACACTCCCAAGTAGCCCTTGAGGAGCTCACTAATTGGTCAACTCATCAGACTCAAATTTCAGGTTTAATCCTTGCACTCTCTAAGCAAGCTAAGTATCAAAATGAGCTTTGCTAGGTTTTTCTCTAAGGAACTCATTCTGTCTTGAACTAAAACTCGAAATAAGGCACATAACTATACGATAGTATTTTCCAAAACCAAGCTCTCTACGGTAGTATTATAAGATCTGAAGAAATTGCTTGAGAACTAActacatatataatttaattttgtttccaCGTagccaacatttttttttttatcttccttTAAGCAATTAGAAACTAAGATGTTTTTTGTGTGGTCCGTTCTACTgacattatttctattttattatatttatgtagGAGCAATCAACAACgagggtttagaaagaaatcccAAAAGAGCAAAAGAAGTAACACTAAAAGAGTTAAGGGCAAAGGCAAGAGCAAGAGCTAGGGaaagaacaatcaagaaaatgtGGACCAAAATTGAAACTAGCCACAAATCAgctaatttttttggaaagaaagatAGTAGGGAAATGGAAGAACAATTTTTCAAGAACAAATTACAAGCAAACAAAGAAATAATTGAGGGATCTGGAGTTACAAAAATTAAGATCAAGCCTTCTTTAATCTTGGGTTTTAACCCTAATCATTATGCTCCAATAGAGTCAAGCACCTACCAAGTTGGCTCTTCCTTATCACAAGGTATATACTGCTAtcatttttgaatttaatttatatacaccGACACTGTCAacattttctttcttatactactCATACtgtataaaaaattatctttagcTGCAATTAATTAACGGCAATAGCTCAATTATcgctaaatatttattttagcggcaattagcactctttgtatatgtccctaaagactttagcgacattggatctaatgacacttaactaatgtcggtaaagactttagcactctttattagtGTGTcgatttattgccgctaaaagttgtttttattgTAGTTTAACATGTAATTGCACAATGTTAATTACCTTTTTAGgtactaattaattattatcatggattttttaataatatttattttataaataatttgattgtGTAAAAACTGTTTTTTCTTCTCACAGGATTTCATAATTGCTGAAAACCATGGGACTCATTATCAATAGTAGCCAAATCTAATATGGGGACTTCAAAGTAAGCtaatgtttcttttctttcttcctcccTTAGATCTAagattttggaaatattttttcaatgtttgttttgataaatatatgTATGTCGTCTATAAAATAATCTAGTTTTTGTGAGATTAATTTTCGAATTCAAAAATCTGCTTCAAAtctatttttgggaaaaaatataacttttattttctttttaagtttcaaaACTTGCTccaattttaacatattaaAGAAAGTATTATCTATTATTTCAGATTTGTTTTGCTTATTTGTATGAATTTACTTCAAAATTGTTTTGCACTATTTGTATAAGAATTTACAGCTTCATATTTGTTTTGCTTGATTTACATAAAGTTTTCTTCAGATTTTGTAAACCATTACCAATATATTATTAGGTGTTTTATCTCCAAAgttgaataatatttatttgtaatgtataatttttttctttagatctgtaaatcatttcatctCCTACATTGAATAATATTTACTAgtaatgtataattttttcgTCAGATTTGTAAATCCTTGTCAATAAATGAAGTCTCTCATCTCCCACTgttgtaattatttatttattttacacgGGTAAATCTTCGTAACTAATCGTAATTTGACGAATTATAATACTCACTATTATTAgcaattttattaaaatatcgTGTAATGATTTTAAGACAATATGTTATTTAGTTCATTATAGAAATAATAGTATTGTGTCAAGCTTATCTCTATGtaggattatgatttgtgataatGATACTCCTTTAGTTTCTTTTTATcgttatagtttcttttttgagagtcaaataatatgaattttgactaacattttaagatgtatttttttattatattattatgaaaaaattgaaatttatagtattttttatatagcttttaatatctaaaattttattttaaaatatcaaattaaggTAAGCTAATTTagctttgaaaattaatcaaattaaccCTCTAAAAagcaacatgacaactaaaatgaaatggagTGGGTAATGAACATCATTAATGAAGGTTCTGCCTAATTTGGGATTAacaagtactccctccgtccacttttaattgtcatgatttcttttttagagtcaaacaatttaactAACATTTTACAATGTACTTGTTCATCATTTTGATATGCAAAatattgcaatttatagtacttttggtatagtttttgaatatctaaattttttatttaaaatatcgaattgatgtaatctaatttaactttaaaaattagtcaaattaactttcgaaaa
Protein-coding regions in this window:
- the LOC125859081 gene encoding transcription factor CYCLOIDEA-like, producing MFSASNSSTHDNSLPQYISSSFHTSSPFVGLNGNQILLHQYYQNQFSSHYLAKNNCDDSLRSFPMKKKPKKRERSCSKILTAQGPRDRRIRLSIAMARKFFDLQELLGFDKPSKTIDWLFTHSQVALEELTNWSTHQTQISGAINNEGLERNPKRAKEVTLKELRAKARARARERTIKKMWTKIETSHKSANFFGKKDSREMEEQFFKNKLQANKEIIEGSGVTKIKIKPSLILGFNPNHYAPIESSTYQVGSSLSQGFHNC